ATAATTTTTTACAGTTTTTTCAGAAAGATATAACATGTCCCCTATTTCCTTATTACTTAACCCCTTTGACATATAGTATAAAACCTCAACTTCACGCTTTGAAAGAGCATCAAATATACTGTTTTTTTCCTTTTCTTTATTTCTGATGTCCTTAAAAAGCAAAGATACCAAGGATTTATCTATATACTTTTCACCGCTATAAACTGTTCTTATTGCATCTACTATTTCTTCAGCTGCAGAGTCCTTTAAGATATACCCATCTGCACCTATGTCTATAGCCGTAAATATAGTAGCTTTATCGCTTTCAACGGTAAGCATAATTACTTTTAATTCACCATATTCTTTTTTAATCCTTCTTAACACCTCAATACCATCCATCT
This Caloramator mitchellensis DNA region includes the following protein-coding sequences:
- a CDS encoding response regulator, giving the protein MKEKIKVLIADDHELIRQGLERIVSFEEDLIVIFKAKNGEEVLSYLNRDIPDVLLLDINMPKMDGIEVLRRIKKEYGELKVIMLTVESDKATIFTAIDIGADGYILKDSAAEEIVDAIRTVYSGEKYIDKSLVSLLFKDIRNKEKEKNSIFDALSKREVEVLYYMSKGLSNKEIGDMLYLSEKTVKNYATSIFLKLNVHDRVQAAILALQNDIEGHFKF